A stretch of Nitrospirota bacterium DNA encodes these proteins:
- a CDS encoding DUF4258 domain-containing protein, which translates to MPKNIKHSNHLLLKIELLKAHGLELSKEKIDDIIRFSDKIEKGHKGRLIAQKRLDDEHVLRVVYEEHEDKILVITVYPGRKIRYEKD; encoded by the coding sequence ATGCCAAAAAACATTAAACACAGCAACCACCTTCTGCTAAAGATTGAGCTACTGAAAGCTCACGGCCTTGAGCTTTCCAAAGAAAAGATTGACGATATCATAAGATTTTCTGATAAAATAGAAAAAGGCCATAAGGGCAGGCTTATTGCCCAGAAAAGGCTTGATGATGAACATGTCCTAAGAGTTGTATACGAGGAACATGAAGATAAGATTTTGGTGATAACAGTTTATCCGGGAAGGAAAATAAGATATGAGAAAGATTAG
- the proB gene encoding glutamate 5-kinase: MTIVIKIGSNIIADEKGLAEKEMQAIVADISSVSDMGHDVVVVSSGAVAAGMRKLGLKRKPMDIKLKQASAAIGQSSLMWAYERCFNAHGKKVAQVLLTRDDISDRKRYMNSRNTLLTLISYGVIPVINENDTVAIDEIRFGDNDQLAAMVASLVSAERLIILSDVEGLYSEDPKKNPRAELIKTVNEITAHMLKTAKGEGALGTGGMLSKLLAADKAVGSGITVNIINGKKHGLLQSLLNGHSHGTEFSSRKGRLSAKKGWIAFGIKPKGSIVIDEGAKKALISLGRSLLPSGIIKTEGSFEAGDAVYCLDSGGVRIAKGLTNYSSEEIEKIKGKKTSDIEKALGFKYSDEIIHRDNMVILLRASGN; this comes from the coding sequence ATGACAATAGTCATAAAGATTGGCAGTAATATCATAGCAGACGAAAAAGGACTCGCTGAAAAAGAGATGCAGGCAATCGTAGCGGATATATCCTCTGTCTCTGATATGGGACATGATGTAGTAGTTGTCTCTTCAGGAGCAGTTGCCGCAGGCATGAGGAAATTAGGGCTTAAGAGAAAGCCAATGGACATAAAGCTCAAGCAGGCATCTGCGGCAATAGGACAGTCCTCGCTCATGTGGGCATATGAAAGATGCTTCAATGCTCATGGCAAAAAGGTTGCACAGGTTCTTCTTACCCGTGATGACATATCAGACAGAAAAAGATATATGAATTCGAGGAACACCCTTCTGACCCTGATTTCCTATGGAGTCATACCTGTGATTAACGAAAACGACACAGTTGCAATAGATGAGATTAGGTTTGGCGACAATGACCAGCTTGCGGCAATGGTAGCCTCGCTTGTTTCAGCAGAAAGGCTGATTATACTTTCCGATGTCGAGGGGCTTTACTCAGAAGACCCTAAGAAAAACCCAAGGGCAGAGCTTATAAAAACCGTGAATGAGATTACCGCTCACATGCTAAAGACTGCTAAGGGAGAGGGTGCACTCGGCACAGGCGGAATGCTCTCGAAACTCCTTGCCGCAGATAAGGCAGTTGGCTCAGGGATAACAGTAAACATCATAAACGGAAAAAAGCACGGGCTCCTTCAGAGCCTTCTTAATGGACATTCTCATGGAACGGAATTCTCCTCGAGAAAAGGAAGGCTTTCAGCTAAAAAAGGCTGGATAGCATTTGGCATAAAGCCAAAGGGCTCGATTGTCATAGATGAGGGTGCAAAGAAGGCACTCATCAGTCTCGGCAGAAGCCTTCTTCCATCTGGAATCATAAAGACCGAGGGAAGTTTTGAGGCAGGAGATGCTGTTTATTGTCTTGATTCAGGAGGAGTGCGAATTGCAAAGGGCTTGACTAATTACTCCTCAGAGGAAATCGAAAAGATAAAAGGTAAAAAGACCTCTGACATAGAGAAGGCTCTTGGGTTTAAATACTCCGATGAGATTATTCATAGAGACAATATGGTGATACTACTTAGGGCATCGGGTAATTAG
- the aspS gene encoding aspartate--tRNA ligase, with protein sequence MLRDKGCGEIRQSDIGQSLTVSGWVFRRRDHGGLIFIDLRDRSGIIQVVFNPEVSEQLHKLAHSLRAEYVISVKGTIKKRPEGTENLMLPTGMVELYADSLKVLNESLPLPFGLEEEVGEALRYKYRYLDLRRPEMQKNLILRHRAVKTIRDYLDKCGFLEIETPMLTKSTPEGARDYLVPSRLNPGHFYALPQSPQLFKQILMVSGFEKYFQIVKCFRDEDLRADRQPEFTQVDIESSFIDRENIIGIIEGMMKYVFKEVLDTELSVPFPRLTYKDSMERFGNDKPDIRFGMPLKDMADLVGKGSFKVFLDALGQGERVKAINGKGMAGLSRKDLDTLIDEAKTFGAKGIAWIKVIEPNGKFDSPIVKFFPEEVLKEMSQRLEAEPGDLMLFVADKERVVHDVLSRLRLELGKRLNLISTGYKFLWVTDYPLFEWDEEEGRLTAMHHPFTSPTDEDMEMMLKEDINDKDGLLRLSAKSYDIVLNGYEIGGGSIRIHRRDIQRKMFELLGIGEDEARVKFGFLLDALDFGAPPHGGIALGLDRLLMIMAGADSIRDVIAFPKTQKSVCLLSGAPNVVDEKQLKELRVKIEG encoded by the coding sequence ATGCTCAGAGATAAAGGCTGTGGCGAAATAAGACAATCCGATATAGGGCAGAGCCTTACTGTCTCTGGCTGGGTATTCAGAAGGCGTGACCATGGCGGATTGATATTCATCGATTTAAGGGACAGGTCAGGTATCATCCAGGTTGTTTTTAACCCTGAGGTCTCAGAACAACTACATAAGCTTGCACACAGCTTAAGGGCAGAGTATGTCATCTCTGTAAAGGGCACCATCAAAAAAAGACCCGAAGGCACAGAGAACCTCATGCTACCAACAGGCATGGTTGAGCTTTATGCAGACTCTCTCAAAGTGCTTAACGAGTCCCTGCCTCTTCCATTTGGACTTGAGGAAGAAGTAGGAGAAGCCTTAAGGTATAAATACAGGTACCTTGACCTTAGAAGACCCGAGATGCAGAAAAACCTGATTTTAAGACATCGTGCAGTTAAAACTATAAGGGATTATCTCGATAAATGCGGATTCTTAGAGATAGAGACCCCAATGCTTACAAAAAGCACTCCTGAAGGTGCAAGGGACTATCTTGTTCCAAGCAGGCTTAATCCCGGACATTTCTATGCACTTCCACAGTCCCCACAGCTTTTTAAGCAGATTCTTATGGTATCTGGATTTGAGAAATATTTCCAGATAGTAAAGTGCTTCAGGGACGAAGACCTACGGGCAGACAGACAGCCTGAATTCACACAGGTAGACATAGAAAGCTCATTCATAGACAGGGAAAACATAATCGGCATAATAGAGGGCATGATGAAATATGTCTTTAAGGAGGTGCTCGATACTGAGCTTTCGGTTCCGTTTCCGAGATTAACTTACAAGGACTCCATGGAGAGGTTTGGAAACGATAAGCCTGATATAAGATTTGGCATGCCTCTTAAGGATATGGCAGACCTTGTAGGGAAGGGCTCTTTTAAGGTCTTCTTAGATGCACTCGGTCAAGGAGAAAGGGTTAAGGCTATAAATGGAAAAGGTATGGCAGGATTGTCGAGAAAAGACTTAGACACCCTCATAGATGAGGCAAAGACTTTTGGTGCAAAGGGCATTGCATGGATAAAGGTCATAGAGCCTAATGGGAAGTTTGATTCTCCCATCGTAAAATTCTTTCCAGAAGAAGTGCTGAAAGAAATGTCTCAGAGGCTTGAGGCTGAGCCCGGAGACCTCATGCTCTTTGTGGCTGACAAAGAGAGGGTTGTCCATGATGTCTTAAGCAGACTTCGGCTCGAATTAGGCAAAAGACTTAATCTCATTAGCACAGGCTACAAATTTCTCTGGGTCACGGATTATCCGCTTTTTGAGTGGGATGAAGAAGAAGGAAGGCTCACTGCAATGCATCATCCATTTACATCGCCAACCGATGAGGACATGGAAATGATGCTGAAAGAGGATATAAACGATAAGGATGGGCTTTTAAGACTTTCTGCAAAGTCATATGACATTGTTCTTAATGGCTATGAGATAGGAGGCGGAAGTATAAGAATCCATAGAAGAGACATACAGAGAAAGATGTTTGAGCTTTTGGGAATAGGAGAGGATGAGGCACGGGTGAAATTCGGCTTTTTGTTAGATGCACTTGACTTTGGAGCGCCTCCGCACGGAGGCATCGCATTAGGTCTTGACAGGCTTCTAATGATTATGGCTGGTGCAGACTCGATAAGGGATGTGATTGCATTTCCAAAGACACAGAAGTCGGTCTGCCTCTTAAGTGGTGCACCAAATGTAGTGGATGAAAAACAGCTAAAAGAGCTTCGTGTAAAAATAGAGGGCTAA
- a CDS encoding DUF2283 domain-containing protein, with amino-acid sequence MRKIRYSRDVDALMVELSDKPIDYAEEEGQVIVHFSHDGEPVLIEILDAKEFILSTLSSVIMETIEKFVEGKEFKG; translated from the coding sequence ATGAGAAAGATTAGATATAGCAGGGATGTGGATGCCCTTATGGTGGAGCTTTCGGATAAGCCTATTGATTACGCAGAAGAAGAAGGGCAGGTTATAGTGCATTTCTCACATGATGGCGAGCCTGTGCTTATTGAGATTCTTGATGCAAAGGAATTTATTCTCAGCACCCTTTCAAGTGTTATAATGGAGACAATTGAAAAATTCGTTGAAGGCAAAGAGTTTAAGGGCTGA
- a CDS encoding DUF3024 domain-containing protein, with the protein MPLPVLIRTLIEKKVGEFCKKGVPPHVLDQVNLSYKIRGNSVTIFENRAPWHRDMEKWTSMAIAQLRYDEKTQKWALYCADRNDRWHEYYDIKPTKDIDKILTEIDEDPTGIFWG; encoded by the coding sequence ATGCCATTACCAGTCTTAATAAGAACACTTATTGAAAAGAAAGTTGGTGAATTCTGCAAAAAGGGAGTTCCGCCACATGTGCTTGATCAAGTAAATCTTTCTTATAAAATAAGAGGCAATAGTGTGACTATTTTTGAAAACAGGGCCCCGTGGCATAGGGACATGGAAAAGTGGACTTCTATGGCAATAGCTCAGCTTAGATATGATGAAAAGACACAAAAATGGGCTCTTTACTGTGCTGATAGGAATGATAGATGGCATGAATATTACGATATAAAACCAACAAAAGATATAGATAAAATTTTAACTGAAATAGATGAAGATCCTACAGGGATTTTCTGGGGATAA
- a CDS encoding rRNA pseudouridine synthase: MQMRLQKILSERGIASRRKAEELIAEGRVTVNGKPATLGTKADPFFDHIKVNGKLLGRPEKKLYLMMNKPKGVVTSLYDPEGRPTVKDFLKAIKERVYPVGRLDYDSEGLLIITNDGDFSHSLLHPSKEIPKTYMVKVKGIIEDADIKKLRAGIKLEGILTAPARVRKISVTEQNSWLEVTIHEGRKRQIKRMLERVGHPVLKLKRISIGNLRLGGMRTGEIRYLSEEEIKRVTGCK, encoded by the coding sequence ATGCAGATGAGGCTTCAGAAGATACTTTCCGAAAGGGGGATTGCCTCAAGAAGAAAGGCAGAGGAGCTTATAGCCGAAGGCAGGGTTACTGTCAATGGAAAGCCTGCCACATTAGGCACCAAGGCAGACCCTTTCTTTGACCACATAAAGGTTAACGGAAAGCTCCTCGGAAGGCCTGAAAAAAAACTGTATCTCATGATGAACAAGCCAAAGGGTGTTGTTACATCCCTTTATGATCCCGAAGGAAGACCAACTGTAAAGGACTTTTTAAAGGCTATAAAGGAAAGGGTTTATCCTGTTGGAAGGCTTGACTATGACTCAGAAGGGCTTCTTATCATTACAAACGATGGAGATTTTAGCCACAGCCTTCTTCACCCATCAAAGGAAATTCCAAAGACATATATGGTCAAGGTAAAAGGCATAATAGAAGATGCAGATATCAAAAAACTCAGAGCAGGCATCAAACTTGAGGGCATACTCACAGCACCTGCGAGGGTAAGAAAAATCAGTGTAACCGAGCAGAACTCATGGCTCGAAGTCACAATCCACGAGGGAAGGAAAAGACAGATAAAAAGGATGCTCGAAAGGGTAGGACATCCTGTGCTAAAGCTCAAAAGAATAAGCATTGGAAATCTGAGATTAGGGGGGATGAGGACAGGTGAGATAAGATACCTTAGTGAGGAAGAGATAAAAAGGGTTACGGGATGCAAATAA
- the obgE gene encoding GTPase ObgE yields MQFIDYVKISVKAGNGGRGCVSFRREKYVPRGGPDGGNGGRGGHVLFMADSELNTLLDLRYQQSYKAKNGMHGKGKNMTGKDGDDLIIHVPVGTIIKDAATDDVLLDLDEEGKQELIAKGGRGGLGNAHFKGPVRQAPRFAQPGEQGEEKDLIVELKLLADVGLIGLPNSGKSTLISVISSARPKIADYPFTTLTPNLGVVKLKDMRSFVVADIPGLISGAHKGAGLGFQFLRHVERTSVLVHLVDVSSMSEADPVSSLETVEKELSLFSPMLVKKPLVVIGTKIDIVDKKKLDRLSKYCKTKRIDFFPISAVKGEGVKELILYLAGKVLK; encoded by the coding sequence CGGAGGCCCTGATGGCGGAAATGGAGGAAGAGGCGGACATGTGCTTTTTATGGCAGACAGTGAGCTAAATACCCTTCTTGATTTAAGATACCAGCAAAGTTATAAGGCAAAAAACGGCATGCACGGAAAAGGCAAAAACATGACGGGTAAAGACGGAGACGACCTTATAATTCATGTGCCTGTTGGAACCATTATAAAAGATGCTGCAACAGATGATGTGCTATTGGACCTCGATGAGGAAGGCAAACAGGAACTTATTGCAAAAGGAGGTAGAGGCGGATTAGGAAATGCCCATTTCAAGGGCCCTGTAAGGCAGGCACCAAGGTTTGCCCAGCCAGGTGAGCAGGGTGAGGAAAAAGACCTTATAGTGGAGCTTAAACTCCTTGCCGATGTCGGGCTCATAGGACTGCCTAATTCAGGGAAATCCACATTAATCTCTGTAATCTCTTCTGCAAGACCAAAGATAGCTGATTATCCGTTTACAACCCTTACGCCAAACTTAGGTGTTGTAAAGCTCAAGGACATGAGGAGCTTCGTTGTTGCAGACATACCCGGTCTTATAAGTGGTGCTCATAAAGGAGCTGGGTTGGGTTTTCAGTTCCTAAGACATGTAGAGAGAACATCTGTATTGGTTCATCTCGTGGATGTCTCATCCATGTCGGAGGCTGACCCTGTGAGTAGCCTCGAGACAGTGGAAAAAGAGCTTTCCCTTTTTAGCCCTATGCTCGTGAAAAAACCACTTGTTGTTATAGGCACAAAGATAGATATCGTGGATAAGAAAAAACTTGACAGGCTTTCAAAATACTGTAAGACTAAAAGAATTGATTTCTTCCCTATATCGGCAGTTAAAGGAGAAGGCGTAAAAGAACTTATCTTATACCTTGCAGGAAAGGTCTTAAAATGA
- a CDS encoding type I restriction enzyme HsdR N-terminal domain-containing protein, whose amino-acid sequence MKNHSSIFMRNLQRGIEKGYISLSSDNSKITYHCHRDYTTSFKKPEEKVRASYFAELILDYGYPNKRIDIEVIVPRRKPEDRADIVVYEDDELKKPYLVVECKKDGITDAEFKQAIEQAFGNANSLRAKFASVIAGITKTTFDIAGFKPSEREKNVISDIPIKYGKTPKYRNEVNRDFLFYVLRTTLCLNQMLQRSSGGNYPAITPEDLKKIKVPLPPLEIQNKIAEEVKRRISEAEKLKAEANKIIESAKKQVEEMILSS is encoded by the coding sequence ATGAAAAACCACAGCTCAATCTTTATGAGAAACCTCCAAAGAGGTATAGAAAAAGGCTATATCTCTTTGTCTTCTGACAATTCCAAGATTACCTACCATTGCCATAGGGACTATACAACGAGTTTTAAGAAGCCAGAGGAAAAAGTAAGGGCATCATATTTTGCCGAGCTTATATTGGATTACGGTTATCCAAATAAAAGAATTGATATAGAGGTTATTGTTCCAAGAAGAAAACCAGAGGACAGAGCAGATATTGTTGTTTATGAAGATGACGAGCTAAAAAAACCTTACTTAGTTGTTGAGTGCAAGAAAGATGGCATTACCGATGCTGAATTTAAGCAGGCTATTGAGCAGGCTTTTGGAAATGCAAATAGTTTAAGGGCAAAATTTGCTTCTGTAATAGCCGGAATAACTAAGACAACCTTTGACATCGCAGGATTTAAGCCAAGTGAAAGAGAAAAGAATGTTATATCAGATATTCCTATAAAATATGGCAAAACCCCAAAATATAGAAATGAAGTAAATAGAGATTTTTTATTCTATGTTTTAAGGACAACCCTATGTTTAAACCAAATGCTTCAAAGAAGTAGTGGCGGTAATTATCCAGCCATAACTCCAGAAGATCTTAAAAAAATTAAAGTTCCTCTCCCTCCTCTTGAAATCCAAAACAAAATCGCAGAGGAAGTTAAAAGACGAATATCTGAGGCTGAAAAGCTAAAGGCAGAAGCAAATAAAATTATAGAGTCAGCCAAAAAGCAGGTTGAAGAAATGATACTAAGCAGTTAA
- a CDS encoding response regulator, whose amino-acid sequence MPMDDEEIIRTVVSKMLEQCGFEAECARDGDEMLALYTTAKDSGVPFDAVIIDLIITGGMGGKEAIKRLIEIDPNITAIVSSGYSEDPVVSSFREFGFKGVLSKPYAIAELSAALQKVTGKK is encoded by the coding sequence ATGCCCATGGACGATGAGGAGATTATAAGGACAGTTGTAAGCAAGATGCTTGAGCAGTGTGGTTTTGAGGCAGAATGCGCAAGAGATGGCGATGAGATGCTCGCCTTATATACTACAGCCAAAGACTCAGGAGTGCCGTTTGATGCAGTTATTATAGATTTAATTATTACAGGTGGCATGGGAGGCAAGGAGGCAATAAAAAGGCTTATTGAAATAGACCCGAATATCACTGCCATTGTGTCAAGCGGTTACTCGGAAGACCCGGTTGTCAGCTCATTTAGGGAATTTGGCTTTAAAGGCGTCCTAAGCAAGCCTTATGCTATTGCAGAGCTAAGTGCGGCATTGCAAAAGGTGACCGGTAAGAAATAG